GAACTGGCCCGTCATGCCGTTCACGATGTTGAGGCTGACGGCGAGGATGATGTTCACCCCCATCACGGACAGCAGGTAGGTGGCGAAGTCCGCCCCGCCCAGGCCCCACTGGAACAGCGCCAGCACGGGCAGCGCGACGAGGACGGGCAGCACGCCGCGCAGGGACGGCGGCACCAGCGGGCGGGACTCGGGGACCGGGAGCGCGGGGGGCTCCATCAGACCTTCTCCGCGGCGACACGGCCGAACAGGCCGCCCGGCTTCACCAGCAGCACCAGGATGAGGAAGCCGAAGGCCACCGCGTCACGCCACGTGCTCGCCGCGTAGCCCACCACGAACTCCTCCACCAGCCCCAGCACCAGCGCGCCCACCACCGCCCCGGGCACGTGGCCGATGCCGCCAATCACCGCGGCGACGAAGGCCTTGAGGCCCACGTACAGGCCCATCAGCGGGCTCACCGACGTGTCCTTGATGGCGTACAGCAGGCCCGCGCCCGCCGCCAGCGCGCTGCTGAGCATGAAGGTCAGCGCGATGACGCGGTCGGTGGGGATGCCCATCAGCGCCGCCACGCGGTGGTCCCAGGAGACCGCCCGCATCGCCCGGCCGAAGCGCGTGCCGAACACCAGGTACTGCAGGCCCACCATCAGCCCCACCGCGATGAGCAGGCTGATGACCTGCCAGTTCCACACCACCACGTCGCGGTCGCCGATGATGAGCCACTCCGTCGGGGTGATGATTTCGGGGAAGGCGCGCGGCGAGGCCCCGGGCAGGAAGCCGATGTCGAGCTGGAAGCCGTACGAGAGCGCGAAGGAGATGCCGATGGCGGTGATGAGCGCCGTCAGCCGGGGCTTCTCGCGCAGCGGCCGGTACGCGAAGCGCTCGATGAGGAAGCCGAACAGCGCGCACCCGAGCATCGCCACCGCGAACACCGCGGCGACCCCCAGGAGCGAGGCGCGGGCCTCGCGGCCCAGCGCGAACGCCGTGGCGTAGCCCATGTAGACGCCGACCATCATGACGTCGCCGTGGGCGAAGTTGATGAGCTTGAGGACGCCGTACACCATCGTGTAGCCGAGCGCGACGAGCGCGTAGATGGTGCCGGCGGCCAGGCCGTTGATGAGGTGCTGGAGGAGCTGCGCCATTTAGGGATTGATGGTCGTCACGTACTGCGTCTTGCCATCCGCGACCTTCAGGATGACGGCGGGCTTCACCGCGTTGCGATTGGCGTCGAGCGAGATGGTGCCGGCCACGCCCGGGAAGTCCTTGGTCTGCCCGATGGCGTCACGCACGGAGGGGCCCGTCAGGTCCTTGGCGCGCTTGAGCGCCTCGATGGCCACCTTCGCCGCGTCGTAGCCCAGCGCCGCCAGCGCGTCCGGCACGGCGCCGTAGTCCGCCTTGTAGGCCGCGATGAACTTCTGCACGCGCGGGTCCGGGTTGTCCGGCGAGTAGTGGTTGGAGAAGTAGTTGCCCTCCACCGCGCTGCCGCCCAGCTCGAAGAGCGTCGCGGAGTCCCAGCCGTCGCCGCCCATCAGCGGGACCTTCAGGCCCACCTCGCGCGCCTGACGGGCGATGACGCCCACCTCGCTGTAGTAGCCCGGCACGTAGATGCCGTCCGGCTGCGTCTTCTTGATGGCGGTCAGCTGCGCGCGGTAGTCCGTGTCGCCCTGGCTGTAGCTCTGCTCGGAGATGATCTTCCCGCCCATCTCCGCGAACTTCTGCTTGAAGACGTTCGCCAGGTCGATGGAGTAGGCGCTCTTGTTGTCCGTGAGCACCGCCACCTGGTTGAGCTTCAGGTCGTCGCGGGCGAACTTCGCCATCACGTAGCCCTGGAACGGGTCGATGAAGCAGACGCGGAAGATGTAGTCGCCCTTCTGCGTCACGGTGACGTTGGTGGACGACGGGGTGATCATGGGCACGCCCGCCGCCTGCGCCTTGTCCGCCATGGCCAGCGAGTTGCTGGACGCCACGTCGCCGAGGATGAGCACCACCTTGTCCTGGGTGATGAGGCGCGTGACGGCCTGCGCGGCCTCCTCGGGCTTGCTCTGGTTGTCGTAGACGCGGATGGCCAGCTTCTTGCCATTCACGCCGCCGGCGGCGTTGGCCTCCTTGATGGCCAGCTCGATGCCGTTGCGCTGGGAGTTGCCGAAGGTGGCCTGGCCGCCGGAGAGCGCGCCCACCTGACCGAGCAGGATGGTGTCCGCGCTGGCGGGGGGCGGCGTGCCCGTGTTCGAGGCCTTCCCCGGGGATTGAGCGCCTCCCTCACCGGACGGAGCGGGCTGCGTCTTCTTCTCGCAGGCGGCCGCCATGATGGCGAGCGCGGCGAGCAGCATGGGGGCAAGTCGTCGCATTCGGAGCGTTCCTCCAAGGGGGAGACCCTACGACAAAGCCCCGGTTTTCTAGCGGAGCCCTCTCCATGGGTCAAGCGCGCTGCCAGACAGGCCCTCAGTCACGTACGCCCCGTGCGGTGCGTTATGGAGGCCGCTTCCCAGGACCGGGGCGGGCGTGGCAGGGGGGCGCCCGGCGTGGGGCCCCCGTTTCGCGGACGCGCCGCGCCGAGCGGGTGGGGTCGGCCTCACGCCGTGCGGGGGCAGGCGGGCGCGGGGTGAGGGGCGGCCACGGAGCCGAGCCCTGCGCTCGGGTGTTGCCAGGGCCCTGTTCATCCCCGAACGCGCTCCCACCTTCCGCTTGATGGAGCCTGGAGGCCCCGGGCGCGTCGCCCAGGTGATGGCCTGGCCACGGCCGGCGTCCCGCTCGCTCCATCCAGCCAGGAGGAGGAGCCAGCCATGTTCCAGCGCACAGACATCAGGGAAGGAATGGTCGTCCGCAGCAACGACAACGAGAAGCTCGGCAAGGTCTTCGCCATCGGCGATGGCGCGTTCCACATCGAGCGGGGCCTGTTCTTCCCCAAGGACTACCGGGTCTCGTTCACGGAGGTGAGCGACATCCGGGAGGGAGAGGTCATCCTCAACCGGGGCAAGGACGCGCTCCAGCAGGTCTCGGAGACCGAGCGCGCGGAGGGCGCCGCGGTGGGCGCGGGCGCCGGGCGGCTGACCGCCGTGGAGACGGAGCGGCGCGCCACCGTCACCCCGCTGGAGACCACCGAGACGGTGACCACGGCCCGGGTGGACACCCCGGCGGACTACCGCGCGGGCGCCGACTCGCGCCTGGAGCAGGACACGCTGCTGGGCCGGGAGTCGCGCGCCGACACCCGCCTGGGCTCCGACCTGCGTCAGGCGACCGAGGACGTGACCATCCCCGTACACCGGGAGAAGCTCATGGTCGACAAGCACGAGACGCAGGCGGGCGAGGTGCGCGTGCGCAAGGACGTCGTCGAGGAGGAGGAGGTGGTCAAGGTACCGCTGCGCCACGAGCGGGTGCGCGTGGAGCGCCGCGCCGTGACGACGGACCGGCCCGCGGTGGGCTCCGCGTTCAAGGAGGAGACCATCGTCGTCCCGCTGCACGCGGAGGAGGTGGACGTCAGCAAGCGCTCCGTGCTGGACGAGGAGGTCGTCATCCACAAGGACATCGTCGAGGAGGAGCGCAGCATCTCCGAGCGCCTGCGCCACGAGAACGTGGACATCCGCACCGAGGGCGAGGTGGAGTCCCCGCGCACCCTCGAGGCCACGTCCGACGACCCTGCCCTGCGGCGCTCGTGAGCGCCGCCGCCCCCACGGGCGCGAGGGGCCCCGTCCTTCCTCGTGGGACGGGGCGCCTCGGGGGCCCTAGCGGGCCGCGTTGCGCTGGGGGGCGGGGGGACGCTTCTGCGTCTCGACGTCCTCCACGCCCGGTCGCGCCGCGGCCGTGAGGTCCAGGCGGTTGAACTCCCGCATGCGGTCCGGGAACTGCCGCGACATGAGCCTCGACAACTCCGCGTCCTTCATGGGGGCGCAGACCTCCACCAGCCGGTCCGCCATCTCCCGCGCGCTGGCGTAGCGCTCCTGGGGGGCCTTGGCCAGCGCCACCTCCATCACCTCCCACACGTCCTGGGGGATGGTGTCCGGGCGGGTCAGCCGGTCCAGGCAGATGGCGTGCATGGACGCCACCTCGTCGCCCCGGTCGAACGCGCGCCGCCCGGTGAGGGCCTCGTAGAGGATGAGGCCCATGGCGAACAGGTCGCTCCTCGCGTCCAGCCGCTGTCCCCGCGCCTGCTCCGGCGACATGTAGAGGGGCTTGCCCTTGACGATGCCGGGCAGCGTCACCACGCGCTGCGCCCGCGCCTTGGCCACGCCGAAGTCGAGCACCTTCACCCGGCCGTCGAAGCCCACCATGAGGTTGTGCGGGGACATGTCGCGGTGCACCAGGTTCATGGGCGCGCCGTCCTCGCCCTTGAGCAGGTGGGCCGCGTGCAGCCCGTACAACCCCTGGGACACCACCGCCACCGCCTCCGGAGGGGTCAGGGGCCGCTTGAGCGCGCGCAGGAGCCGGTCCAGGTCCACGCCCCGCACCAGCTCCATGGCGATGAAGTACGTGCCCTGGGATTCGCCGAAGTCGTACACGTGCACCAGGTTGGGGTGCGACAGCCGCAGGCCGATGCGCGCCTCGTCCAGGAACTGCTGGACGATGGCCCGGTCCGCGGACAGGTGCGGGAGGATGCGCTTGAGCGCCACCAGCCGGCCCAGCCCCTCCGGCCCGCGCGCCCGCGCCACCAGCACCTGCGCCATGCCGCCGGTGCCCAGCGGCGTCACCACCTCGTACCGGCCGATGCGGCCCCGGGGCGACAGCGTGTCGTCCACCGCCAGCTCGTCCAGCCGCTCCAGCGCGCCCTGCCCGTCCGTCAGCGCCAGGAAGCTCAGGACCGCCGTGTCGAGCTGCTCGCCGATGGCCTCCACCAGCTTCATCACCATCTCCCCGCCGTCCGGGAACGCCCCCTCCAACGCCAGCCCCAGCCCGCCCAGCGTCAGCCGCCCCAGCGTCAGCTGGGTGCAGAACAGCATCCGCCCGTCCTTGAGCCGGCGCGGCCCCGCCCAGCCGGCCGCCTCGAAGACGTCCACCCCCAGCTCGCCCAGCACCCGCGTCAGCACCGGCCCCTGTGTCCCGCGCAGGGACACGAAGCCCGCCGGCGCATGCACC
The genomic region above belongs to Myxococcus stipitatus and contains:
- a CDS encoding branched-chain amino acid ABC transporter permease — protein: MAQLLQHLINGLAAGTIYALVALGYTMVYGVLKLINFAHGDVMMVGVYMGYATAFALGREARASLLGVAAVFAVAMLGCALFGFLIERFAYRPLREKPRLTALITAIGISFALSYGFQLDIGFLPGASPRAFPEIITPTEWLIIGDRDVVVWNWQVISLLIAVGLMVGLQYLVFGTRFGRAMRAVSWDHRVAALMGIPTDRVIALTFMLSSALAAGAGLLYAIKDTSVSPLMGLYVGLKAFVAAVIGGIGHVPGAVVGALVLGLVEEFVVGYAASTWRDAVAFGFLILVLLVKPGGLFGRVAAEKV
- a CDS encoding ABC transporter substrate-binding protein yields the protein MRRLAPMLLAALAIMAAACEKKTQPAPSGEGGAQSPGKASNTGTPPPASADTILLGQVGALSGGQATFGNSQRNGIELAIKEANAAGGVNGKKLAIRVYDNQSKPEEAAQAVTRLITQDKVVLILGDVASSNSLAMADKAQAAGVPMITPSSTNVTVTQKGDYIFRVCFIDPFQGYVMAKFARDDLKLNQVAVLTDNKSAYSIDLANVFKQKFAEMGGKIISEQSYSQGDTDYRAQLTAIKKTQPDGIYVPGYYSEVGVIARQAREVGLKVPLMGGDGWDSATLFELGGSAVEGNYFSNHYSPDNPDPRVQKFIAAYKADYGAVPDALAALGYDAAKVAIEALKRAKDLTGPSVRDAIGQTKDFPGVAGTISLDANRNAVKPAVILKVADGKTQYVTTINP
- a CDS encoding YsnF/AvaK domain-containing protein, producing MFQRTDIREGMVVRSNDNEKLGKVFAIGDGAFHIERGLFFPKDYRVSFTEVSDIREGEVILNRGKDALQQVSETERAEGAAVGAGAGRLTAVETERRATVTPLETTETVTTARVDTPADYRAGADSRLEQDTLLGRESRADTRLGSDLRQATEDVTIPVHREKLMVDKHETQAGEVRVRKDVVEEEEVVKVPLRHERVRVERRAVTTDRPAVGSAFKEETIVVPLHAEEVDVSKRSVLDEEVVIHKDIVEEERSISERLRHENVDIRTEGEVESPRTLEATSDDPALRRS
- a CDS encoding serine/threonine-protein kinase, with the translated sequence MGLVEFPSLEAEVAFLRGLVAVHRMSDDILEDCLARGLTLDAGLDVFLTQCARMVHAPAGFVSLRGTQGPVLTRVLGELGVDVFEAAGWAGPRRLKDGRMLFCTQLTLGRLTLGGLGLALEGAFPDGGEMVMKLVEAIGEQLDTAVLSFLALTDGQGALERLDELAVDDTLSPRGRIGRYEVVTPLGTGGMAQVLVARARGPEGLGRLVALKRILPHLSADRAIVQQFLDEARIGLRLSHPNLVHVYDFGESQGTYFIAMELVRGVDLDRLLRALKRPLTPPEAVAVVSQGLYGLHAAHLLKGEDGAPMNLVHRDMSPHNLMVGFDGRVKVLDFGVAKARAQRVVTLPGIVKGKPLYMSPEQARGQRLDARSDLFAMGLILYEALTGRRAFDRGDEVASMHAICLDRLTRPDTIPQDVWEVMEVALAKAPQERYASAREMADRLVEVCAPMKDAELSRLMSRQFPDRMREFNRLDLTAAARPGVEDVETQKRPPAPQRNAAR